From the Haliaeetus albicilla chromosome 19, bHalAlb1.1, whole genome shotgun sequence genome, the window tcTGTGTGCTAAGTGAAGCTCATTTAAGAGGGCAGTTGCTGGTGATGCCTCTGCTGCCCAGTTCCCGGTGGGAGGTGGCCCGGGCTGGGCTGCTGGAGGATAGTCTCTGGATGCTCCACTCAGctctggagcagggagaggtgCAGCATCTGGGGCTGGGGCACGCAGGGCCAGAAGGGCAACGGGTACCTGGAGAAGCTCATTTAAGAGGGCAGTTGCTGGTGATGCCTCTGCTGCCCAGTTCCCGGTGGGAGGTGGCCCGGGCTGGGCTGCTGGAGGATAGTCTCTGGATGCTCCACTCAGctctggagcagggagaggtgCAGCATCTGGGGCTGGGGCACGCAGGGCCAGAAGGGCAACGGGTACCTGGAGAGGTCCCAGTGGTCCCAGCTAGCTCCTGCTTCTGACACCCACCAGTCCACCCCCAGACCTCTCCCTGGAAGGCCGGCATAcctggccagcagcaggcaccGCTACCGCAGCACACCCTTCATGTCTGCCTGCCTCTGATGTTTGCAGCAGCTACCTGGGGACAGAGGTGGCCCTGCAGGTCCCTTAGGGGCTCAGGTAGCGGGGACTGACATCTACTCTGTTCCCATAACCCAGATACAGTCGCATCCCCTCCCCCTGCCTTCCCGTCCTTTGTCTGagtggcaggagggagggagggctgcaAACAGACGCTCACCACAACCTAGCTTCCAGCAAGGAAAGGCTATTTAACCCCCACGTAACACACGGATGGCCTCGCTGTGGCTCTCCTCCCATGAGGCACAAGGCCATCCGTCCCGCTCCGTCTGGAGGCAGCGATCCACACACGCATCTCACCCCAGCCCCTTCCACCCACGGTCCCACTCCCTGCAGACATGgaacggggaggggggacaggTTTGGAGCCTGAACGTGGCTGGCAGAAGCGGGCTCTCGGCAGGTGCTGCCAGGTTCCtaggaaggaaagcaagcagctgCTTCAGTagcacagcctccctggggCTTGCAGGCATTAGGATCTGCTCCTTGCTTCAGATCCGCAGAGGTGCTGGACTGAGCATCTGTCCACTGGAAAAATCCCTTTCCCCCCTCAGTTTCCATGATGACCCCAGGGCATTTTTAACAGCTGTGCCAGGCAAAGGCAGAGCCCTGCCGGATGCACCGCCTGACCTCAGGGTGCAGAACAGAGCCATCCTTCTTACTGGATCTTTTGGCTTGCCTGAGGATCACCAGGCATTTTGAGTGAGGCAGGGAAACTCATCCCAGCCTTTTGGGCTGCTGCAGCCTTCCCGgcagcaaccttccttcccctcagcGCTCTGCAGAGGGCTTGGGCAGGAGCCTGGCTCTGCCGGGGCTGCAGTGAAATCTAGGGCAGTGTGTGCCGAAGCCTCTCTGGAGatgcaggagctggaggtgaAGGAGTTGAGCACATCCCCAGCTCAGTCCAGCTGCCACAGGGTTAGATGCTCAACTCAGCCCTGGTCGTACCCTCGGTGCCACTCCCCGGCTGTGCAGCCCTCGCCCTATTCCATGGCTCGCCTGGGTGGCATGGCTGTATCACAAGGCGAGAGGATGCTGAGCACCCCTGGACCAAGGTACCCATGCCACCACAGCTGCCTGTCCCCCTGCCCGTCTGCCTGCCAGTGCTGGGGCTCCCTGCCCGCCTGCCGGCTCCTGCGCAGATGCccagggagaggcagaggaCGTCCCCGCTGCCCCCGCAGCGACTGCCTGTCACTGGCAAGGGACAAGCCAGTCGCAGAGCAGCTTGAGGGCTTTCCCCAGCCATGGACCAGCTGGGATTATCTTTCTTTCAGAGCAGCCCCTGGTGCCAGCTACTCCCCATCAGCCCCGCAACCAGCCCCGCTCCTTCTCCTTCATGCCTGACTGCTgccaccaaaggaaaaaaaaaaaaagagggaagacaAAGCCAGGACCAATTTCCCCCACTGCCCTttggggttattcctcccccGTGGCCAGAGCTGGGCAGTGTGCGGGCTCTGCGGATGGTGCCGACACAAAAAGCCCCAGCAGCGTCCCTCCAGCATCGCCCAGCCCTGCCAAGCCCAGAGCATCCTACCTTTGAACATGAAGCTTCCTTTGTCTCCGAATCCTCTCCCAAGGGGGTGGGTCTCCCCCCACTTTTCTAGGCTGATGCTGGCACAGCACGGTGGGCTATGAGGCTCcgcttttacctctctctttcttccctgtgtcctcttctccccccctctccttcccctccttctccagtGGCTATTTCAGCAGAGTGGGGATGCtggtgctgctcctgctgccatcGTCATGTGACCTGAATATTAAACATCGCGCAAAATCTCCCCCCGTGCACCCTCCCCCGGCTCCATCCTGGGCCCCCGCCAGCCCAGGGGGCCACGGCCATGGGGATGGAGGGGCTGCCACCGATGGGCCCCCCAAGTCCCGAAGGGGCCCCCCTTGCACACCCACGCTGCACAGGCCGTTTCTTGCTCCTTTCCCTCCCAATTCCCCAGCGTTTTCAGCATCTATGGGTGTTTAGGGAGGGGAATATTTAACCCTTTGCAGCTTTGCTCCGGCGGGGCTGAGAAAGGGTGCTTTTTCCCCCTAGGTATTTATTGGGCTCAGGGGATCACAACGCCtccttctgctttcccagagggaGGAAATTGGGAACGCTTTGGCTCATCAAAAGCAATCTGCCCTTCAGCTCCGCTTGCGGAGGCGTGAGaaaccttttttcctccagcaccGCGATTCCTGGCTGTCAGCCCGTGGTGCAGAGGCAGCGCAAGCGCTGTCccttgtgtgtatgtgtgtgtacacacacgtgtgcatgcgtgtgcatgtgcatgtgtgtgcatgcatgcggGGAACAGGGAGAAGTGCTGCCCGTGCGCCATGTTGGCGTACGCAGGTCACATCCCCATGTACCCCGGTGGGCGTATGTGCCTGACGGTGCCCACCTGCATGTGTCTGGTGGACATGCCCGCGCCTGGAGAGCCGTGCGGATGCCCTGGGCTGCTGGGGCCTTTGGAGGCGGAcgccccttcctccctctgcgCTTCCTTCTCCTACATTTGCGAGCCCTGTGCCCCCGTGCTGGAGCACGAACATCTGGGACTGCTCTGGCCCTCCGCTCAGTGGGACGACGGGAGCACCCTTTCAGGGATGTCCCCATGTGCCCCTCTGCCATGCAGCAGCCCCCTGGGGGGGGCCGGGCTGCGGGACACCTGGCAGACTTGGCAAGGGTTTTGGGGACCTCTTTTTTCAGCACCCGGGGGCAAAAAGGAAACTGCACCTGTGCTGGGTTACAGGAGCATTTGGAAATCCCCGTCAGCAGATACCCAGGCTGGGCTGAGCAGTGGACAGGCTGGCTGCCaacagacagatggacagacGGACGGACGGGCATCCCAGCGCCCGCAACATCTCCTGACACAGTGCCCGCAGCTGCCCACTTCCCAGATGTGTGCCAGGCTCACTGCCGCGTGGGGTCACCTCCCGCCTGCCTTCGCCCACCCACACTCCCGGTGTGGGCGAAGGGGAAATCGCTCCCCGGGGAGGAAGCACCTGTCCTCCCCCACGTCACCCCACGGGCCCTGCCCCATGCCGAGCCCCATGGCACTGCCGAGGGACCCCTCGgtgccttccccccccgcccaccccaGCCCGGCAGCGGAGACCCACCGGAGCGTGGCAGGGTGCAGGGCACCCCCATCTTCGTCGGTGGGGAGACCTCGGCCCCACCAGGGCCACCACGTTGCTGGGGCCCCTCGGCCACCGTCAGCCGGGGGCGAGGGGGGACGGGGGTGATGGGAGCCGGACCCCGCAGCCGCTCCCAGGGGGGgccccctccgcccccgccAGCCCGCCGCAGGGTGACCGAGAGGCAGCTCCGCTTCGTGGGGGCGGCGGGGGTGCCGAGGGGGCCGTCTCGCCGTGGTGGGGGGCCTGGGATGTGGCTGGGGCCGGTGGGGCCGCCTGGGGTGGGCAGGCGGCTGCGGTGAGGGGCGACGTCCTCCTCCATGGCGGGTGGCTGGAAGCAGAGGTGCGAGGGCGGGAGGCAGGTGTTGCCGGCGCAGTCCAGGGGGGGCCCAGGCCTTCCCTGCCACCAGGGCCGCAGCGTCCCGGGGCACAGCGGTCCCCGGAGCCGCCGTTGTCCGCAGGCCTGAGCCCCCGCTGGCAGCCCTGCCGGGCCGGCCAGCCCGCCTCCGGCCGGGGACAATGGGGTGCTTGTGGCCTGCTCGGCATGCTCCCACGCCTGGCGCCGTGGCCGTTCCTGCCCCCAGTGCCTTCCTGGCCTCCGCCACGGCAGCCCCACGCCACCGGCAGCCCCATGCCACGtccccctgccccgctcccATGGTGGGAGGTGGAGGAGTGGTGCAGACCCACTAGGTCAGGCCAGTGCCACCTGCTCCTAAGGATAACGGGTgcgatttaaaaaaaaaaaatactaaaattgctaaatttttgaaatgttttcccttcctctcttctttttttttcctcaaatggCAGATTCCAGTTCAACGATTTATGCCCCACTGAAGAAGGTCAGTGTTCACTTGTCGGGTGTTCATTCACGTTGATGCTTCTTTCccttattctgattttttttttgcttcttcattACTCTGATTATTTCTTGCCAACTTTGGGGCATTTTGGGCATCAAGAGGGCATCCATTACAGGGGGTCAGCTTGCCACCTACACCTTCCTTGCTATAAAACAGCCTTTGAAGGGCAATGTAATAAccaaggaagaaaggagaaaggtgTTTTGGTGGGGTGGGATGAGAATACGTGTGGTTTGGTGGGCAAATGGGAACAAAGAGAAGGGGAGCCAGGCAGCCATAGCACCCACAGCATGGCAGGGGCAATGCTCGCCTGCCTTCGGGTGGCCAGGGCTGAGGACCAGAAGGGGAACCACCGTCCTGTGACCCATAGCAAGCCATGGGGAGTGCTGGGGGAAGGCAAGGCTCAGGGCAGTGTAacttctctgctgctttaacggcagagagagagaaggtgGAAAAGACCAACCTGATGCTGTGCAGTATTTCCAGCACTAAGTATCTTCTCTGATGCTTTACGTGGTTTAATTCACTATCTGTGACTATTTCCCTCTCCCCTGAGGTCTCTCTGGCTGCACAGGTCCCACAGGGGAGAGACAGTCTCAATTTTCAGGCAGCTTTTGCCTTTGGCTTAATTATTGCCAGATAGCCTCGCAGCGTAGCCGGCACAGAAACTAGGCGGATGAAGACCTACCCTGCTGTAAAGGAAACCTCGCTGCAGACTGGTCCTTGCTGCCTGCCCAGAGCTGGAGGGAAGCAGCTCCCGGGGgaacaacaggaaaataaagcattgGCCATGCTGTTTGTCACACAGTTTTATTCCACTGGGGAGGGCTTTGACACCGTTGGCAATGAAGTCCTTCATACCCATGGAAAATACCTGGCTTAATACTGATTGCATCAGGACTAAACAGTGTGAAACCTAAGCCGGAGGAGATGAACTAGTTCCTCTCTAGTCCAGCCCTGACCTGTTTGTCATCTTCCTTTTGCTCGGTTTCTGTGGCGAGTCACAGGCAGAGCGAAGGTGAAAACAGGCAGGAGAGTGTGCAGAGGAGGACAcagaggaggggatggggggaccCCCGTGGAGAGCGGTGGTGGCAGACCCAGCCTTTTGTTTTTGCCAGGCTAGTggttttccctcttctcttttgACTCAGCAGCTGAAAGTGGGTTTGGAGGAGGTGCGATTGCAGAGCAGCCTGCCCTGGTGTAGGCTGCGGAGAGCAGGCTCCCCTTCCCATAGGGACGGTTTAACCTGCAAGACCCTTAGCTCCAATACAGAGGGTTTTATTGCTACCCCATGGCTCAGCTGCGGTCCATTTGCAGTGCAGTCCCAGCTACGAGGGAGATGAGGTGAGGAAGCAGGTTTCCAAGCTGGCGCTTGAAGATATGGCTGTGTTGTGCCAGAGGGCAGAGGACGTAAGCCATGCAGCTGAGGGTGGCATGTCAGACCATGCAGCCCAGCCCCAAGGCATTTCCCTTTCGCAGCCCCCAGTCACCAAGGCACAAAAATACATGGGATTTACCTGTTTCAGGCTGCACCTGCGCTTTGAGCCTTTGCTTGCCAGGGTTAGTGTAACTTTGGGCACAGGAATAATCCCACTCACTGCATTTCCCTGCTGAGCGACACTCCCCAGTTAGGGTACTTGCATCATGATTTCTGGTTTTTAGCTGAATGGAAGGACTCTCAACTTGTCCTCTGGCTGAAACAGAGCCAAAAAGCTCCTGCCAGTGTGCCTGGTTTTGGTGTAGAAGATAATGGTGATACGATTGCAATTCAGTGGATGGAATGTCCCAGAAAGACCCAGGATATTTGCAGGATGTCCTGACCTATTCCTTCCTCAGCCAAAACCCATAGAGCTAAAAATTAACTTTCACCCTCAGAGAATTACCAATGGAGCATTGCTCACTCAAACCAGCCCAGTgcattctcttcctttctttgggaATGGAGGAGAAAACTTCCACTGACAGATTCACAGGAGAGGCTGAGTGACATGAGCCCATCCGGGATCTGTGGCAGATTTGGGCAGCTAGCCCAAGGGACTCCTGCTGCCCAAAGGAGTCATCAGGGACTATGGCACAAAGCTGGCACCTCGGGAGCACGCTGGGGATGCGGGTCACCCCGATATTGGCAGGTCCATGTGACGGCATGGGATGCGCAGACATGTGGACATGGGGTGGTGCACCAGCTGACACCCCTGGGACATGCAGGAGTGGGGCACACAGGACCCTGCTGTGTCCAGTGCGCTCACAAGTAGCACCACTGCACCTACGGCATCCGAAGAGTGGGTGTTGGGGTGGAAGGAGAGGTGACGAGAGGCTCTTGACACAACCTCCTGCCACAGGTTCAGAGCTCTCCCAAATCTCCCTGTACACAGTGAGCACTGCACTGGGCtggcaaggaaggagaagatGTGAACGTCCCTCTTAGCCCCAGCATCATACCTTCACACAGCACTTTGGTAGCCAATCAGCCCCAGGGCAGTGCAGGTAGTCTATGAACATGGGATTTTGTGCCAGACCCACATTATACAGTCCAGAAAGCAGAGGTGGTGCAATGGGCCCATTTCACCAACAGGCTCAGTGTCCCTTCTCAGAGACATGCAGGGAAAGCGGGTCGAGGGATGCTTCACAGCTTTCGTTGGGATGACAGTTAAGGAAGAGCCCATCCATGCCATAGGACTCTGGAGTGCAGAGGACCGAACAAGTGCAAGTTACCTCCCAGACTATCCGATCTCACTCCGtggcagaggagcagaaggTCAGGCAGATTGGGAGAGGCTTATGTGCTAAGTGTGGCAACACCCCTTCATGGAGGGCTGCAGAATATTCTCAGCTTGACATGGGACTTGGGCAAACTTCTTTAGTAAAGATCTTTAATTTGAATGTAGTACATCTGGAatggatggatgggtggatggatgtTCTCCATCTCCCAAACAGACACAGAGAAGCAGTGCACCTTTAGCAGGGATAAAGGCATTCAGTCTCTGGGGCTCGCTAAGCCCTTGGCCCCTCTGCACAGAGCTTCAGCAAGCTTACCATCCCAGCACCAAGGGTGAAGAGCTTAGCTGAAGCAACAATCTGGGTTGAAATCCCATTTATTTCCCCCCAAATACCCACTGGACTTAAACAGGCTGGGTTAGATTTAACCCAGTGAATAGGAGTAAAAGGCTCTGTATCCCTTTGCAAGCCTAGTACCCCTGCAGAGACCTTTCCTACTGAAGGTCATGTCAAGATGCCAGGCGGCTCAAACTCAAGTGATTAACAAGGGACCTTTCATTTGAGTGATTCATCAGTCTTGGCCATGGGGAAGAGCAGAAGTCCTTGGCTGGGTGAAGGGCTGTGAGCACGTGGGAAGCCCTGAGCCTGCAGTGCCACACAAACCTTGCCTAAGAAGCAAAGGGTCAGAAAGGTAAGTATGAGACCTAGATCAGCAAAGCACAAAGTGATGATCAGCCCTGCTTGTGCAGGGCAGGACTGTCATCCCTACCGAGAAGAGAGGGTCTTCTGGACTCAATGGGCAGTGTGTCAGACCTCGGGCACCCCAAAGGCCAGGTTGTCCCGAATCATCAGTGTCTTCCGAAGGTCTCGTTCCATGATCGGCCTCTGCGTTCGCCACTTATGGGCTTCCTGGAGTCCTGGCTCGAAGTAGTAAATGCAAGCTCCAAAGCCCACCAGGATGAGAATGGAGATCATCAGATACACTGGCACAAACCAATCCAAGAAGTGGGGCATGGCTGccagagaaaaagggagaaagctTGTACAGTGGGAGAGCCCAAAAACCACCTCCACTGAGCTTCAGCACAAGACATCTGCCTCATCAGCAGTGCCCAgcctccctgcacccctcctCACAGCCTTGGCCCACCCTGGCTCATCCTCGGTTGCACACCAAGGTTGCACACCAAGGCTGCACACCAAGGCACCTCAGCCTTTGGGAGAGGGCAATCTCTTGGGCTCGTTGCTGGGACACCACGCACTGAGCGGCagtcctgctccctccctgcagaggaggaggagcccgcacgcccccagccctgctgccagccgTTAAAGGTAGGCAGCGGGTAAATACAGCTGCTTCTTATCTCCTGCTTGGGGAAAAAcctgctgccccttcccctGATGCTCTACAACCCCTTTGAATTCCCAGTCTAAGCTGGTCTGGCTCCGGGCTGAGCCCTCCCTTGCTGCACCCCTGTTTAGCGTCCTGCTTTGCCGGGGCTCAGGGACCTTGTGGTGCTCGGCTGAGCACTGGTCTCTGAGCAGAGCCTCAATCCACCCCCTGCATCAGCCCCTGGGCAGTGGGAGCCACTTACCGGGAGCAGCAGATCTGCCTTCCCAGGATCCCCTCGCCACTTGGGCGCGTGGTGCCGAGTCCGGAGCAGTGCCACCCTGGGGAACACAAAACAACGTGCCACACGATGGCTGTCGACCCAGCGCTAAAAAGGAGCGAGCAGGAAGGAGCCAACATCTCCCTGCCTGGCCGTCACGGCTGAAGCTTTCCGGAGGGGTGGACAGACGAggtcccagccccacaaccTGCTGGTGCCCTGGcccactccctccccaccaTTATGGCCCTGCTGATGCTGTGCTCAGGGCATACACCCTGACTCAGTGCCATTTAAAAGCTGTAATGGTGCCATGTTTGAGCCTATCCCTTATCCCCATCctttgggagggagggagcaacCCACATTGCAATCCACAGCAGTGCCCAGCTTACCTGACTCCTAGCTGCCTGCTCTTACTGAAATACTCGCCAGGATGTGGGTCATGCAGGGGCAGAAAAGGGGATCGGGAAGCATCCCCCCACAAAAAGCACAGCTACGGCCTCCCCCGGGCACCGGGACTGCTGGGTTTTGCACGGTGAGCGTGCCACTTGTCACAGGCTTCAGTGGATTAAACCGGGGACCCTCAGGCTTGGGAAAGCACAACAGCACCAGGCTCAGGCACAAAAAGCAGTCCTGAAGGGAGGCTTTCCAAAACCCTCACCCCTCAGTGGGGCTGATGAAATGCCCCTTGACTTCACTGGGGACAGAGTTAGGGCAGAGCTGCACCCGCGTTGAGCTCCTGCTTTTCCAGACACCTGAAAGCTGTCACCTGCAACCATCCCCCAAGTCACCCCTCTGCCAATAACCACGCGTCCCCCcacctcccttgagctgggCCATTAAGGGGAGGCTGGGGTGAGCTCTGACCATCTCCATCCTCTTCCCCGCTCCTGGCCCGTAAGGCTGCTGCCCTTTCCCGCACTGGAGGCTGGgcttttttgacttttttttaacaccacAGCCATCAGTTGATTCCAATGTGCCCAGCAGCATTTATCTGCTGGACACCTCTTGCAGCAGGagagcctgtccctgcctgctcGCCCTGAGACTGGCAGCAGGAAGCATGAGGTTCATCTCTACCCTCTGAATAACACCTTTTTTGTCACAGGGTTAGATCTGAAATGAGCTGCAATTCTTGTTAATGTAAGCAAGAAACTGCCAGCATCAGAGACAACACCTGATTTCCTCCCACTTATTGGCATGGATGTTGATATTTATCTGTTCTCCTTGCATGACAGAGGAGACCTCGGTGGATTTTGCCTCTTCCTACAACGCTCTTTGGCTTTCAGCAATCCTTGTTTTTGCTACCCATGGTGCTGCCCCTACCATTGCCAAGTCCAGGAGGACtttttctgtctccctctcAATGATTCACACCTTTCTTTTACGAGGCCCCTGCTCCACCTGATTGAGAGCCACAGGACTGGGCAGCTCAGCATCAGCAGCCATTTGGCCAGGAGCAAAGGGGCAGCCTGGGTGCTGCTCCTGCCTCTTCATGGCTGCCTCTGCCTTCCTCAGGCAAGCAACTTTGGAGgaaaccccccaccccagccggCAATAACGTCGCAGAAGTGTTGTGGGGAGCAGGGATCCTGCTGTGGGCTTTCCCTCCCTCAACTTGTCCTGAAGGACTGCGGAAAGAATTAGGCACGAacccccctccctgccagccaTCAGGTCTGAGGTCCAGGTTTGGCCAGAGGCCCCTCAGCGCAGTTTTCCTACGTGCTCTGCAAAAGTAGCTCCTGTGCAccccccagctgctgccacagCCAGTCTGGGGGACCAAGGCTGCTGCAAACCTCTTCTTCCAGAGGTGCCCCAGCAGCTGCTAACAGTCCTCGGCTGGCGACAGCAACGAGCAGGATTAGGGAGCCTGGGAAGGTGACTCTGGCTTGGACCCCCGGGGCGACGGGAGGAAAGCCAGCAACCTCATTTCCTTCCCTGATCATCTGCTTTCCAAACCTAGGAGTGAAGCTGGCATCCAAAAAGCACCGCAATaaaaagcagccctgcagactTCCCCATTTATCTTTCCTCCATGACTAGCAGAGTCAGCATTTCCCAGCTCCTCGCTAGCAACCTATTCTTCAGTTTACTTGCTATGCAGCCCTCACCTCGTGCCGCATCCCCCCACCACTCACCCGTCCCTGCCCCCCAATGAAGGGTCTTTGCCGTGGCCAAGCCGAGCACTGGGCGAGGTGTCAGAGCCCCCCCTGCCTCTGCAGGGCCAGCCAGGCAAAGCACTTGCTCTCGTCAGGTGGGTGAGCAGATTTTGGCTGCAAATGCCAAGAAGAGGGAGTTTCATTCAAAGATGTCAGCTTTccggagcagctctgcagatatTAAATGTGCCTTAACCCTTGCTGGACCGGTTGATCTCAGCACCCCATTTTGCAGCGGGACATCCGTGTCCCCCCAAAGACACGAAAGAGTCCCTGGTCTTTCAGCTGAGACAGCATCTCCTAGAGGTAAGCTGACTGACCCTTTATAAACCCATGCCACATGTGTCACTCCAGCCGCTCTCCTTCAGTGTCACCCCTGGATCCCCTGTGCCACCTCCGGCTGCCCCCCGAGGTGCTGTGGGTACACCTGTGACGGGTGCCCTGGGGGGCACGCTgcaagtgacagggcagaaACTGCTCAGGGGaggccaggagcagggaggggggtTTGCAGGAGACAGGGACAGGCAGCGGTGACCGGGCAGGGGGTGAGCAAGGCAGAAGTGGTGCCCATGCAGAGTGCCAGGACACAGGTGATTCTGGGGACAAAACCCTCCCGTGCGCATGGTCGGGAATGCAAACCAGGTTGCAGCATTACCAGCCACGGGCTCACCCTGACCACAGAAGATCCTCCCAGGACAGCGCACCCTGGGGCAGCTTCCAGCTTGGGGCAAGGAGCTGCCGATGGCTGGGGACACAGACACGACCCCGCTCCCATGCATTGCATCCCTGCAACATGCCACCTACCTCCTTCTGTGGGCGCAGGGCGACAAGATGAGGCTGCTGCCTCCAGCATCTGCCAGGGCCCGGCCGGGATGAGTCAGGCTCCTTTCCCAGCCAGGCAGTGCCAGGGAGAAGGGACCCCGCTCCGGGAGAGCAGGACGACAGTGAGAGGCGACAGGCgcagggcgggagggagggatggcAGGAGCAGCCGTGGCTGGCGGGAGCGTGCAGGGATGACACGCAGCCAGCAGCACGGCCTCATTTCCCACCGGGGCTCCTGGGGCCTTCCCCCATCGCCTGCCGGCAGCGTCAgcccccctccagcctccccaggGCACCCCAGCACCGGGCTCCCCCCTGAAGGAGGGACCGTCCGCAACCAATTGCATCcccgcgcggggggggggggcattttaGCAGCAGTCGTTATGGCAACGGGCCTCCCGAGCTCACCCGCACATGGTAGCCGGACGAGAGCCACGGGAGAGGCGGCCGAGGGATGCTCTCCCTCCTCCCGCATCACCCGCAGCCCAGGCTGCAGCGCTGGAGAACCTGCTCTCCGCCAGGCCGAGAAGGaaggatggggctggggaggaggagaaatgcTGGGGGAGACGTGTGTGATCTCGGGCTGATGGAGATTTATGGGATTTTAAGGCTCCACAGATTCACCGGTGGGCCCACCCCAGACTCTGGGGGCTGGTGGCTTGCTGGCCATGGGGTggaagcagagagagggaggggtggaaagggaagggagattAGTACTCCCTTTAGGGGttttatgcaaaaataaaataaccaacGCTTTGACCAAAAGTATCTtccagcagaaaacagaaaaacattgctGTCTGAAGTAATATTCTTGCTTTCAGTGAAATACCTTGTTTCCTGAATCCATACCTGGCTCTGtcattgctgctgctgacagaagaggttttgttaaaacattttcagcttttcagcagcacagaaatagGAACAACCAAACTGGTTTGGTTTATTGGTTGGGTCTTTTTTGTACACAGGGAAATTTTCACTGTGACCCAGAAGTCGTttaacacaaaaatgttttaacaaaatCAGTCAAACAACTGGCTCCAGCCCCAAGAGCTGCCTGTTGTCCTGCCTGCGCTCTCCAGTCCTGCCCGCTTAGTGTCTGACACCTACAGCCCTGCAGGTGCACCGCAGGGGGTGGTTTTAAAGGCTTGCAGGGCTAATAATATCCACCAAACTGAGCCCCAAATTTGTGCCCCCTACACGCCTATGCCCCAGGAGCTGTGAAGTGTGAGGTTTAATTTCCCAGTAGGTTGCGTTTCAGGCACAAATGGGTTCGTCCCCTCCCCAAACCAACCTGTGGACAGTGACAGAGCCCACACGTGCTTGCTGGCTCCAAAGGCAATGCACCCAAAGGGGTCTGTCGCCTGGTCTGCACCAGGCTTTCATCCATCAGTGCAGAgacagggctgtgctgggagcagtgggagCTGGCTGGTATGCTCCGTGAtttcctcttcatcctcctttTGTTCTCCTGAGCCCCACTTCTGCTTGATGTAATTTTATGATAGCTTAGAAGTATTGAGTATAGGCTTGCGATCCACCCGTACCTAGCAGGATATCTGCACAGAGGATCAGATCCATTAGGATTAGCTAGCTGCT encodes:
- the SMIM45 gene encoding small integral membrane protein 45, with translation MPHFLDWFVPVYLMISILILVGFGACIYYFEPGLQEAHKWRTQRPIMERDLRKTLMIRDNLAFGVPEV